The following proteins come from a genomic window of Sphaerisporangium rubeum:
- a CDS encoding inositol monophosphatase family protein, with protein MAETYADLLPIAREAVAIARRIIVSRVPDTVMTKGDRDMVTDVDLRVEEAVRDFLTVETPGVGILGEERGRTGGDALWWALDPVDGTANLSHGSPLCGVSLALVEGDQGVLAALDLPFVGTSYSAVTGGGAYAGDERIAVSGATELIDAMVSVGDFAVGPGAGPKNRLRLALLARLGERAQRVRMFGSAAIDLTWVAHGKLEACVILSNLPWDTMAGALLVREAGGLTLDLDGTPHTTASAATIAVCPGLRDTLMDVLREAAAAS; from the coding sequence GTGGCTGAGACGTACGCCGACCTGCTGCCGATCGCACGCGAAGCCGTCGCCATAGCGCGCCGCATCATCGTGAGCCGCGTCCCCGACACGGTGATGACCAAAGGCGACCGCGACATGGTCACCGACGTCGACCTGCGGGTCGAGGAGGCGGTCCGGGACTTCCTGACCGTCGAGACCCCCGGCGTCGGCATCCTCGGCGAGGAGCGGGGCCGCACCGGCGGCGACGCGCTGTGGTGGGCCCTCGACCCGGTGGACGGCACCGCCAACCTCTCCCACGGCAGCCCGCTGTGCGGGGTGTCGCTGGCCCTGGTGGAAGGCGACCAGGGAGTCCTCGCCGCACTCGACCTGCCGTTCGTCGGCACCTCCTACAGCGCGGTCACCGGCGGCGGCGCGTACGCCGGCGACGAGCGCATCGCCGTCTCCGGCGCCACGGAGCTGATCGACGCCATGGTCTCGGTCGGGGACTTCGCCGTCGGCCCCGGCGCCGGCCCCAAGAACCGGCTGCGGCTGGCGCTGCTGGCCCGTCTCGGCGAGCGCGCTCAGCGCGTCCGCATGTTCGGCAGCGCCGCCATCGACCTGACATGGGTCGCGCACGGCAAGCTGGAGGCCTGCGTCATCCTGTCCAACCTGCCGTGGGACACCATGGCCGGCGCTCTGCTGGTCCGCGAGGCCGGCGGCCTGACCCTCGACCTCGACGGCACCCCGCACACCACCGCCTCCGCCGCGACCATCGCCGTCTGCCCCGGCCTGCGCGACACCCTCATGGACGTGCTGCGCGAGGCCGCGGCGGCGTCCTAA
- a CDS encoding lysylphosphatidylglycerol synthase transmembrane domain-containing protein, with protein MTRLAVLHRWEIPPAPRLPAMWRRAWPSLRPWVRAVAGAGILVVLVARLGTGAFVNAFGLIGVPQVLAALGIGLFTTVLSVWRWSLVTRRLGLPLPLTTALGDYYCSLFLNAVLPAGVLGDAHRAVTHGRSAGDVARAVRAVVLERTGGQIVLVAAGLVTLVAEPSLADSVLGGLAPGAAVVTAALAVAVAVVALVVHSGGRAARALTASLVDVRRGLLARDAWPGVLALSAAALAGYVTLFLVAVRAAGSAAPVGELLPLLLLALLVMALPLNVGGFGPREAFSAAAFGAVGLGAQQGLTAAVVYGLLTLIAALPGGVVLVLRRGGSGRKDGEVTAEGRDQGREDVLTLARRGE; from the coding sequence ATGACCCGGCTCGCCGTACTGCACCGGTGGGAGATCCCGCCGGCCCCGCGCCTCCCCGCGATGTGGCGGCGCGCCTGGCCGTCGCTGCGGCCGTGGGTGCGGGCCGTCGCGGGGGCCGGCATCCTCGTCGTGCTCGTGGCGCGGCTCGGCACCGGGGCCTTCGTGAACGCGTTCGGCCTGATCGGCGTGCCACAGGTGCTCGCGGCGCTCGGCATCGGCCTGTTCACCACCGTGCTCAGCGTGTGGCGGTGGTCCCTGGTGACCCGCAGGCTCGGCCTGCCGCTGCCGCTGACCACGGCGCTCGGCGACTACTACTGTTCGCTGTTCCTCAACGCGGTCCTGCCTGCGGGGGTGCTCGGCGACGCGCACCGCGCGGTGACGCACGGCAGGAGCGCCGGCGACGTCGCGCGTGCCGTACGCGCGGTGGTGCTGGAACGCACCGGCGGCCAGATCGTGCTGGTCGCGGCGGGTCTGGTCACGCTGGTCGCCGAGCCGTCGCTGGCCGATTCCGTGCTCGGCGGCCTCGCACCCGGCGCCGCGGTCGTGACGGCCGCGCTCGCGGTGGCCGTGGCGGTGGTCGCGCTGGTGGTCCACTCCGGTGGCCGCGCGGCCCGCGCGCTCACCGCGTCCCTGGTGGACGTGCGCCGCGGCCTGCTCGCGCGGGACGCCTGGCCGGGGGTGCTGGCCCTGTCGGCGGCGGCGCTCGCCGGGTACGTGACGCTGTTCCTCGTCGCCGTGCGGGCCGCGGGCTCGGCCGCGCCGGTCGGTGAGCTGCTGCCGTTGCTGTTGCTCGCGCTGCTGGTGATGGCGCTGCCGCTGAACGTCGGCGGCTTCGGGCCGCGCGAGGCGTTCTCCGCGGCGGCGTTCGGCGCCGTCGGGCTCGGCGCGCAGCAGGGCCTCACGGCCGCCGTGGTGTACGGCCTGCTCACCCTGATCGCGGCCCTCCCCGGCGGCGTGGTGCTGGTGCTGCGCCGAGGCGGGTCAGGCCGAAAGGACGGCGAGGTGACTGCCGAAGGACGCGACCAGGGACGCGAGGACGTGCTCACCCTTGCGCGCCGTGGCGAGTGA
- a CDS encoding class I SAM-dependent methyltransferase — translation MTAAAAETRYPPEWLALREPADAAARATDLLPPLLAALPAGPLVVRDLGCGTGAMGRWLSPRLPAPQHWVLHDRDPHLLGLAAASLRGSGVAVTPEQGDVTALRADDLAGTSLVTASALLDLLTAAEMDALAAACAGAGCAALLTLSVAGRVELDPYDPLDDDVMAAFNEHQRRTVDGRRLLGPDAVAAAIRAFTVRGANVRTQPSPWRLGPEQRGLTAEWLRGWVAAAVEQDRDLAPHTEDYLRRRLGTATRVVVHHDDLLALPEVRA, via the coding sequence ATGACCGCCGCCGCGGCCGAGACCCGCTACCCGCCGGAATGGCTGGCTCTGCGTGAGCCCGCCGACGCCGCCGCTCGCGCGACGGACCTGCTGCCTCCGCTGCTCGCGGCTCTCCCCGCCGGTCCGCTGGTGGTGCGCGACCTCGGCTGTGGCACCGGCGCCATGGGCCGCTGGCTGTCCCCCCGCCTTCCCGCGCCGCAGCACTGGGTCCTGCACGACCGCGACCCGCACCTTCTGGGCCTGGCCGCCGCGAGCCTGCGGGGGTCCGGCGTCGCCGTGACCCCCGAGCAGGGGGACGTCACGGCGCTGCGTGCCGACGACCTCGCCGGGACGTCCCTGGTCACCGCGTCCGCGCTGCTCGACCTGCTCACCGCCGCCGAGATGGACGCTCTCGCCGCCGCCTGCGCCGGCGCGGGGTGCGCCGCGCTGCTGACCCTCTCGGTGGCGGGCCGCGTGGAGCTGGACCCGTACGACCCGCTCGACGACGACGTCATGGCCGCGTTCAACGAACACCAGCGCCGTACCGTCGACGGCCGCCGTCTGCTCGGCCCGGACGCGGTCGCCGCCGCCATCAGGGCCTTCACGGTGCGCGGTGCGAACGTGCGCACGCAGCCGAGTCCGTGGCGGCTCGGCCCCGAGCAGCGGGGACTCACGGCGGAGTGGCTGCGCGGCTGGGTCGCCGCCGCCGTCGAACAGGACCGGGATCTCGCGCCGCACACCGAGGACTACCTGCGCCGCAGGCTCGGCACCGCCACGCGGGTCGTCGTCCACCACGACGACCTGCTCGCACTGCCGGAGGTGCGCGCATGA
- the ribA gene encoding GTP cyclohydrolase II, producing the protein MAPEDVAEADLVTRRGTFRTVAFRSGGHEHLAMVYGDVARRRDVLVRVHSECVTGDIFAAMRCECGDQLDAALTSIVREGAGVLVYLRGHEGRGIGLVAKVRTHVLQDDQGLDTVDSATVLGFPVDVRDFAPAAVVLKYLGVTSVRLMSNNADKIRSLEEHGVEVSSRVPLLVQATDHNIRYLTAKRDRLGHDLPHLPARAGGAGG; encoded by the coding sequence CTGGCCCCCGAGGACGTCGCGGAGGCCGACCTGGTGACCCGCCGCGGCACGTTCCGCACTGTGGCGTTCCGTTCCGGCGGCCATGAGCACCTCGCCATGGTGTACGGCGACGTCGCGCGGCGGCGTGACGTGCTGGTGAGGGTGCACTCCGAATGCGTGACCGGCGACATCTTCGCCGCGATGCGCTGCGAGTGCGGCGACCAGCTCGACGCCGCGCTGACGTCCATCGTCCGCGAAGGCGCCGGGGTGCTCGTGTACCTGCGCGGCCACGAGGGCCGGGGGATCGGCCTGGTCGCCAAGGTCCGCACCCACGTGCTGCAGGACGACCAGGGGCTCGACACGGTGGACTCGGCGACCGTGCTCGGCTTCCCCGTGGACGTCCGCGACTTCGCTCCGGCGGCCGTGGTGCTGAAGTACCTCGGCGTCACGTCGGTCCGGCTGATGTCCAACAACGCCGACAAGATCCGTTCCCTTGAGGAGCACGGCGTCGAGGTGAGTTCCCGGGTGCCGCTGCTCGTGCAGGCCACCGACCACAACATCCGCTACCTGACCGCCAAACGCGACCGCCTCGGCCACGACCTGCCGCACCTTCCCGCACGCGCCGGCGGCGCCGGTGGCTGA
- a CDS encoding AAA family ATPase: MTITTQVFVGRGPEIAAITAETDLARTGRPRLVLVEGPPGIGKSALVRRALDGAAGFRVLRAGGDETEKAIAYGVASQLTDTPFPTEAGAAAVGTALLGALGATGEHGEHAPVAVVVDDAQWADSTSLQALTFALRRLRTGRVLTVVVVPEAADLPEGPRRLFTREASLRIRPAGLTTDELGELGALLGHGRLDASALARLRSHTGGNPLYATAVLRQTPPDVLADPDADLPAPDAYARAVLAALGAAGEDARRLVRAASVFGESCALRDAAWVAGLRDPMDAVEEAVARGLLTCGYAGGETRAGFPHPLVRASVRQSLGPRERSRAHWVAAALTGRGGPRPWGDDLVEARRELAETVARERSVPHRLLATALLSATEYRLGRWDEAIALGAAVLSAEEDHDQVWLTPYVHATRALPYAARGELGPARAEVEAARRHPLTVAAAWFVAHAEGWIATVAGDPEAVVAVLAPLTETNGPAELMDAEVIPWRGLLADALTALGRYDEAEAVLVAYEKAGRDQPPAGAARARGTWFAARGRTADAVASFEQALDHIGRTAMPFERAWIELTYGEFLRRTHGRNGAAARLASARSTLERLGAVPFLDRCDRELAACGRAGPVPGPVAALTPQERAVAGFVLTGMANKQIARTMGLSVKTIEYHLGHVYAKLGVNSRTALAARLRKQP, from the coding sequence GTGACAATCACCACCCAGGTATTCGTGGGACGCGGCCCGGAGATCGCCGCGATCACAGCGGAGACGGACCTGGCCCGGACCGGCCGGCCCCGGCTCGTGCTGGTGGAGGGACCACCCGGCATCGGGAAGTCCGCTCTGGTGCGGCGCGCTCTGGACGGGGCGGCCGGCTTCCGCGTGCTGCGTGCCGGCGGGGACGAGACCGAGAAGGCGATCGCCTACGGCGTCGCGTCGCAGCTCACGGACACGCCGTTCCCCACGGAGGCGGGAGCGGCGGCGGTGGGGACGGCGCTGCTCGGCGCGCTCGGCGCGACCGGGGAGCACGGGGAGCACGCACCGGTGGCCGTGGTCGTGGACGACGCGCAGTGGGCCGACAGCACGTCCCTGCAGGCGCTGACCTTCGCGCTGCGTCGCCTGCGCACCGGCCGCGTCCTCACGGTCGTCGTCGTGCCGGAGGCTGCCGACCTGCCGGAGGGACCACGGCGTCTGTTCACCCGCGAGGCGTCGCTGCGGATCAGGCCGGCCGGGCTGACCACGGACGAGCTCGGGGAACTCGGCGCGCTGCTCGGCCACGGCCGCCTCGACGCTTCGGCGCTGGCGCGGCTGCGTTCGCACACCGGGGGCAACCCGCTGTACGCCACCGCCGTGCTGCGGCAGACCCCGCCGGACGTGCTCGCCGACCCCGATGCGGACCTGCCGGCACCTGACGCGTACGCGCGTGCCGTGCTGGCCGCGCTCGGCGCCGCCGGTGAGGACGCTCGGCGGCTGGTGCGCGCGGCGAGCGTGTTCGGTGAGTCGTGCGCGTTGCGGGACGCCGCGTGGGTAGCGGGCCTGCGCGATCCGATGGACGCGGTTGAGGAAGCCGTCGCACGAGGGCTGCTGACCTGCGGGTACGCCGGAGGTGAGACGCGTGCCGGGTTCCCGCATCCACTGGTGCGGGCCTCGGTGCGCCAGTCGCTCGGGCCACGGGAACGGTCACGGGCCCACTGGGTGGCGGCGGCGCTGACCGGACGGGGTGGGCCGCGACCATGGGGTGACGACCTGGTGGAGGCACGGCGCGAACTCGCGGAGACCGTCGCGCGCGAGCGCTCGGTGCCGCACCGGCTGCTCGCCACGGCGCTGCTGTCGGCGACCGAGTACCGCCTCGGCCGCTGGGACGAGGCGATCGCGCTCGGTGCGGCCGTGCTGTCGGCCGAGGAGGACCACGACCAGGTCTGGCTCACGCCGTACGTCCACGCGACCCGCGCGCTGCCGTACGCGGCGCGAGGAGAACTAGGCCCGGCCCGGGCCGAGGTGGAGGCCGCGAGACGGCACCCGCTGACGGTCGCGGCGGCCTGGTTCGTCGCGCACGCGGAGGGCTGGATCGCCACGGTGGCGGGTGACCCGGAGGCCGTGGTCGCCGTCCTCGCTCCGCTCACCGAGACGAACGGGCCCGCGGAGCTCATGGACGCGGAGGTGATCCCATGGCGGGGGTTGCTCGCCGACGCGCTGACCGCGCTCGGACGGTACGACGAGGCGGAGGCGGTGCTGGTCGCGTACGAGAAGGCGGGACGCGACCAGCCGCCGGCCGGTGCCGCACGGGCTCGCGGCACGTGGTTCGCCGCGCGGGGCCGCACCGCGGACGCGGTGGCGTCGTTCGAGCAGGCGCTCGACCACATCGGCCGCACGGCGATGCCGTTCGAGCGCGCCTGGATCGAGCTGACGTACGGGGAGTTCCTGCGGCGCACGCACGGCAGGAACGGCGCGGCGGCACGGCTGGCGTCCGCGCGGAGCACACTGGAACGGCTCGGCGCCGTACCGTTCCTCGATCGGTGCGACCGCGAACTGGCCGCGTGCGGCCGCGCCGGTCCCGTTCCCGGGCCGGTCGCGGCGCTCACCCCGCAGGAACGCGCCGTCGCGGGGTTCGTGCTCACCGGGATGGCGAACAAGCAGATCGCGCGGACGATGGGGCTCAGCGTGAAGACGATCGAGTACCACCTCGGCCACGTCTACGCCAAGCTCGGCGTCAACTCGCGCACGGCGCTCGCGGCCCGCCTGCGGAAGCAGCCTTAG
- a CDS encoding CDP-alcohol phosphatidyltransferase family protein, translating to MATLDWRDTSITFKEPAIGLATQVVLLGALYIAVGLGPAAWVAGTTYAVILSAILTYALLRSRTRTLGPAGLVTLARAELVGAVTALVTMSYLGNPTPAALLVTLATVALILDAVDGHVARRTGTASPLGARFDMEVDAFLILVLSIHLAATAGPWVLAIGLMRYAFVAASWTAPWLKSPLPPSMARKTVAALQGILLVTAASEVLPATTLLLATALATLTWSFTRDILWLYRNRPATP from the coding sequence ATGGCGACACTCGACTGGCGCGACACAAGCATCACGTTCAAGGAACCCGCCATCGGCCTGGCCACCCAGGTGGTCCTCCTAGGCGCTCTCTACATCGCCGTAGGCCTCGGCCCCGCCGCCTGGGTGGCCGGCACCACGTACGCCGTCATCCTCTCCGCCATCCTCACCTACGCGCTCCTCCGCTCCCGCACCCGCACCCTCGGCCCCGCCGGCCTGGTGACGCTGGCCCGCGCCGAACTGGTAGGCGCCGTAACAGCCCTGGTCACCATGTCCTACCTGGGAAACCCCACCCCCGCGGCCCTCCTGGTGACCCTCGCCACCGTGGCCCTGATCCTCGACGCCGTGGACGGCCACGTGGCCCGCCGCACCGGCACCGCGTCCCCCCTAGGCGCACGCTTCGACATGGAAGTGGACGCCTTCCTCATCCTCGTCCTGAGCATCCACCTGGCCGCCACCGCCGGCCCCTGGGTCCTGGCCATCGGCCTGATGCGCTACGCCTTCGTCGCCGCCTCCTGGACAGCCCCCTGGCTCAAATCCCCCCTCCCCCCGAGCATGGCCAGAAAAACCGTGGCGGCCCTCCAAGGCATCCTCCTGGTGACCGCCGCCTCCGAGGTGCTCCCCGCCACAACCCTCCTCCTGGCCACAGCCCTCGCAACCCTCACCTGGTCCTTCACCCGCGACATCCTCTGGCTGTACCGCAACCGTCCGGCGACCCCCTGA
- a CDS encoding S8 family peptidase, producing MAHPLDPAEARLKAQVETIRTAFGEDHVGIATNGSGKATFLYEPGHLLTRRIDLPQVRRALQEIYRSDDVPRQDRLDEVLTPDSAERTVVRMRVHGDVLYLLKRLDTLIGAGKATPNHIFSISPVAACPSGEPQVVCGCPDPLPEWNCDRCAGEGVTVLIIDTGLVDGYEREHPWLKGGPDPWLSLDDPRPGIQQYEGHGTFIAGVLRCVAPRVKFGVSNALLNAGGICEDNLVDILLPTLAGWQLAHNDAWPDIVNLSWGSPTRLSLPPLGLERFIQELEKHPDTVLVAAAGNDGSTNLFWPAAYAAQYPQVIAVGALRRYAVGRQQRTCFTNYGDWVTVFAPGEWLVNAFGWGRYAYKEPYSDHCLHLRPPVPSYAGCTCVESPGQYTQTTFDGMARWSGTSFAAPVVAGLIAATMSRTSGMSAVKAVNELLAKAEAPGRRAATGEPVLLPPGWPAAGSP from the coding sequence ATGGCACACCCCCTGGACCCCGCCGAGGCGCGATTGAAGGCACAGGTCGAGACAATCCGAACAGCGTTCGGCGAGGACCACGTCGGCATCGCCACGAACGGGTCCGGCAAGGCCACATTCCTGTACGAGCCGGGTCATCTGCTCACCCGGCGCATCGACCTGCCTCAGGTCCGCAGGGCCCTGCAGGAGATCTACCGGTCCGACGACGTCCCCCGGCAGGACCGGCTCGACGAGGTCCTCACCCCGGACTCCGCGGAGCGCACGGTGGTGCGCATGCGCGTCCACGGCGATGTGCTGTACCTCCTCAAGCGGCTGGACACGCTCATCGGGGCCGGGAAGGCGACCCCGAACCACATCTTCTCGATCTCCCCCGTGGCCGCCTGTCCCTCCGGTGAACCGCAGGTCGTGTGCGGATGTCCGGACCCGCTGCCGGAGTGGAACTGCGACCGGTGCGCCGGAGAGGGTGTCACCGTGCTCATCATCGACACCGGTCTCGTGGACGGCTACGAACGCGAGCACCCATGGCTGAAAGGCGGCCCGGATCCCTGGCTGTCGCTCGACGACCCGCGACCCGGGATCCAGCAGTACGAAGGCCACGGCACCTTCATCGCCGGAGTGCTGCGCTGCGTGGCGCCACGCGTCAAGTTCGGCGTGTCCAACGCGCTGCTCAACGCCGGAGGCATCTGCGAGGACAACCTGGTGGACATACTGCTTCCCACGCTCGCCGGATGGCAGCTCGCGCACAACGACGCATGGCCCGACATCGTCAATCTCTCATGGGGTTCCCCGACGCGATTGTCACTTCCTCCTCTTGGGCTGGAGAGGTTTATCCAGGAACTGGAGAAACACCCCGACACGGTATTGGTGGCCGCCGCGGGGAACGACGGAAGCACCAACCTCTTCTGGCCTGCCGCCTATGCAGCGCAATATCCGCAAGTGATAGCGGTGGGTGCCTTGCGGAGATATGCCGTCGGACGTCAGCAGCGAACATGTTTCACGAATTACGGAGACTGGGTAACGGTTTTCGCCCCCGGCGAATGGCTGGTCAACGCCTTCGGCTGGGGCCGGTACGCGTACAAGGAGCCGTACAGCGACCATTGCCTCCATCTCCGGCCTCCGGTCCCGTCCTACGCCGGCTGCACCTGCGTGGAGTCCCCCGGCCAGTACACGCAGACCACATTCGACGGCATGGCCAGGTGGAGCGGCACGTCCTTCGCGGCACCCGTCGTCGCCGGCCTCATCGCCGCCACCATGTCCCGTACCTCCGGCATGTCCGCCGTCAAGGCCGTCAACGAGCTTCTCGCCAAGGCCGAGGCCCCCGGCCGGCGCGCCGCCACAGGCGAACCGGTGCTCCTCCCACCCGGCTGGCCGGCCGCCGGCTCTCCCTGA
- a CDS encoding 6-pyruvoyl trahydropterin synthase family protein, whose amino-acid sequence MFGITVRDHLMVAHSFRGEVFGPAQRLHGATFVVDATFRRPELDSDGIVVDIGLATRELSAVLAALNYRNLDDEPDFAGVNTTTEFLAQTIADRLATRIQAGYLGEQARGLTGLMVTLHESHVAWASYERDL is encoded by the coding sequence TTGTTCGGCATCACCGTCCGCGATCACCTGATGGTGGCGCACAGCTTCCGTGGCGAGGTGTTCGGCCCCGCGCAACGCCTGCACGGCGCGACGTTCGTCGTGGACGCGACGTTCCGTCGTCCCGAACTGGACTCCGACGGCATCGTGGTGGACATCGGGCTGGCCACCCGTGAGCTGTCCGCCGTGCTCGCCGCGCTGAACTACCGCAACCTGGACGACGAACCGGACTTCGCGGGGGTGAACACCACCACGGAGTTCCTCGCACAGACGATCGCCGACCGGCTCGCCACCAGGATCCAGGCCGGGTATCTCGGCGAGCAGGCACGCGGCCTGACCGGCCTTATGGTCACCCTGCACGAGTCGCATGTCGCCTGGGCCTCCTACGAGCGCGACCTGTGA
- a CDS encoding glycosyltransferase family 4 protein, translating into MTDAGAVHVVLPGDVDDDRVPSGGNVYDRRACQGLGALGWTVRQVPLPAAWPLPGDPGGLARSLAALPDGTVVLLDGLVACAMPEVVVPEAKRLRVAVLVHLPLADETGLRPEVAAAMDAAERDTLRAAAAVIATSPHAARDLAARHGLPQVHVAPPGTDPAPPARGTDGASRLLCVAAVTPRKGHDLLVRALGALADWPWTCHCVGAYDRDPGFVAHLRGLIASLGLERRVVLTGPRSGAALAAKYGSADLLVLPSRQETFGMVVTEALARGVPVLTTTAGALPETLGRAPGGEPPGLLVPPGDPAALAGALRRWLDEPDLRRRLRTAAEERRAMLTTWETTSRLLADVLHGLVRR; encoded by the coding sequence GTGACGGACGCCGGGGCGGTGCACGTCGTGCTGCCCGGCGACGTGGACGACGACCGGGTGCCGAGCGGCGGCAACGTCTACGACCGGCGGGCCTGTCAGGGGCTCGGCGCGCTCGGCTGGACGGTGCGGCAGGTCCCGCTGCCGGCCGCGTGGCCGCTGCCGGGGGACCCCGGCGGGCTGGCTCGCTCGCTCGCCGCGCTGCCGGACGGCACGGTGGTGCTGCTCGACGGCCTGGTCGCGTGCGCGATGCCGGAGGTCGTGGTGCCGGAGGCCAAGCGGCTGCGGGTCGCGGTGCTCGTGCATCTGCCGCTGGCCGACGAGACGGGCCTGCGGCCAGAGGTGGCCGCCGCGATGGACGCCGCGGAACGTGACACGTTGCGCGCCGCCGCCGCCGTGATCGCCACGAGCCCGCACGCGGCCCGCGACCTGGCCGCGCGGCATGGCCTGCCGCAGGTGCACGTCGCGCCCCCCGGCACCGATCCCGCGCCGCCGGCGCGTGGCACCGACGGCGCCTCACGGTTGCTGTGCGTCGCGGCCGTCACGCCACGCAAGGGCCACGACCTGCTGGTACGGGCCCTCGGCGCGCTCGCGGACTGGCCCTGGACGTGTCACTGCGTCGGCGCGTACGACCGGGACCCCGGCTTCGTGGCGCACCTGCGGGGCCTCATCGCGAGCCTCGGCCTGGAAAGGCGTGTCGTGCTCACCGGCCCGCGTTCAGGCGCCGCGCTCGCCGCCAAGTACGGCTCCGCCGACCTGCTGGTCCTGCCGTCCCGGCAGGAGACCTTCGGCATGGTCGTCACCGAGGCGCTCGCACGTGGCGTCCCCGTGCTCACCACCACCGCCGGCGCACTGCCGGAAACCCTCGGCCGGGCCCCCGGCGGCGAACCGCCAGGCCTGCTGGTCCCCCCGGGGGACCCGGCGGCACTGGCCGGCGCGCTGCGCCGCTGGCTCGACGAACCAGACCTGCGCCGGCGTCTGCGGACGGCGGCGGAAGAAAGGCGTGCCATGTTGACCACCTGGGAGACCACCTCACGACTCCTCGCGGACGTCCTGCACGGGCTGGTACGGCGATGA
- a CDS encoding zinc-dependent alcohol dehydrogenase → MEREARAFWLRETGAGEIRTVAVPPPGDDDVRVRTLFSGVSRGTETLVFGGGVPESQYEVMRAPFQDGKFPAPVKYGYLNVGVVEEGPPGWPGRVVFCLYPHQTRYVVPVSAVTPVPGDVPAARAILAGTVETAVNAMWDAAPLVGDRVAVVGAGMVGCCVARLLAGVPGTRVQLVDVDPGRAGVADALGVGFATPDAAEGECDLVVHASASEAGLARSLELLAPEGTVIELSWYGDRRPAVPLGEVFHSRRLTIRASQVGTVSPARRRTYAERMALALRLLADPAYDALVTGESPFDELPAVLARMTGGGMPGLCHRVLYDPAGG, encoded by the coding sequence ATGGAGCGCGAGGCACGCGCTTTCTGGTTGCGCGAAACCGGCGCCGGGGAGATCCGGACGGTCGCCGTGCCGCCGCCAGGAGACGATGACGTGCGGGTCCGTACCCTGTTCTCCGGGGTCAGCCGGGGTACGGAGACGCTGGTGTTCGGCGGTGGCGTGCCGGAGAGCCAGTACGAGGTGATGCGTGCGCCGTTCCAGGACGGGAAGTTCCCGGCGCCGGTGAAGTACGGGTATCTCAATGTGGGGGTCGTCGAGGAGGGACCGCCGGGGTGGCCCGGACGGGTCGTGTTCTGCCTCTATCCGCATCAGACACGGTACGTGGTGCCGGTGAGCGCGGTGACGCCGGTGCCGGGGGACGTGCCTGCGGCGCGTGCGATCCTCGCGGGGACGGTGGAGACGGCGGTGAACGCGATGTGGGACGCGGCGCCGCTGGTGGGGGACCGGGTCGCGGTGGTGGGGGCCGGCATGGTCGGGTGTTGCGTGGCTCGTTTGCTGGCGGGTGTGCCGGGTACACGTGTGCAACTCGTGGACGTGGACCCCGGTAGGGCCGGGGTCGCGGACGCGCTCGGGGTGGGATTCGCCACGCCGGACGCCGCGGAGGGGGAGTGTGACCTGGTGGTGCACGCCAGCGCGAGCGAGGCGGGCCTTGCCAGGTCGCTGGAGCTGCTGGCCCCGGAAGGCACGGTGATCGAGCTGAGCTGGTACGGCGACCGCCGTCCCGCCGTGCCGCTCGGGGAGGTGTTCCACTCGCGGCGGCTGACCATCCGGGCCAGCCAGGTCGGCACGGTGTCCCCGGCGCGCCGGCGCACGTACGCCGAGCGCATGGCGCTGGCGCTGCGGCTGCTGGCCGACCCGGCGTATGACGCGCTGGTCACCGGCGAGTCACCTTTCGATGAACTGCCCGCCGTTCTGGCGCGTATGACCGGTGGGGGCATGCCTGGCCTGTGCCACCGCGTCCTGTACGACCCTGCTGGAGGTTGA
- a CDS encoding creatininase family protein — MNDSVYPLPPTTTADERERDARVALLPVGSFEQHGPFLPLATDTVVACTIAGALATAYPGLRPLPPVTISCSQEHEHAAWPGTVSISATTLYAVIYDIADSLARSGINRLFIINGHGGNYVLGNAVQEAAGKGRRMGLFPGPVDWETARAAAGLETSSWTDMHAGELETSLLLHAHPHLVRPGQETADHVADDRPHLLTLGMAPYTESGVIGRPSLATARKGEHVLASLVASFGSHLAVLSA, encoded by the coding sequence ATGAACGACTCCGTTTATCCGCTGCCGCCGACCACGACCGCCGACGAACGGGAGAGGGACGCACGTGTGGCGCTGCTGCCGGTCGGCAGCTTCGAGCAGCACGGGCCTTTCCTCCCCCTGGCGACCGACACCGTCGTCGCGTGCACGATCGCCGGTGCGCTCGCCACCGCGTATCCGGGCCTGCGGCCGTTGCCACCCGTGACCATCTCGTGCTCGCAGGAGCACGAGCACGCCGCGTGGCCCGGAACGGTCAGCATCTCTGCCACGACACTTTACGCCGTCATTTATGACATTGCGGACTCGCTTGCCAGATCCGGGATCAACCGGCTGTTCATCATCAATGGTCACGGCGGGAACTATGTGCTCGGAAACGCCGTGCAGGAGGCCGCCGGGAAGGGCCGCCGCATGGGCCTGTTCCCGGGGCCCGTCGACTGGGAGACCGCGCGCGCGGCGGCGGGCCTCGAGACCTCGTCGTGGACCGACATGCACGCCGGTGAGCTGGAGACGTCCCTGTTGCTGCACGCGCATCCCCACCTGGTGCGGCCCGGCCAGGAGACGGCCGACCACGTCGCCGACGACCGGCCTCATCTGCTCACCCTCGGCATGGCCCCGTACACCGAGTCCGGCGTCATCGGCCGGCCGTCACTCGCCACGGCGCGCAAGGGTGAGCACGTCCTCGCGTCCCTGGTCGCGTCCTTCGGCAGTCACCTCGCCGTCCTTTCGGCCTGA